In bacterium, the genomic window TTGAGCACGGACGGGTCGACCCCTTCGGGCAGGAGCACGAGATCCCCGCCCGCGACCAGATCCCGGTCTCGCGCCTGGGCGAGAAGGGCATCGCCGACCGACAGGAGCGCGATCATCACGGCGACGCCGATGCCGTAACCGACGAGCAACACCAGGGTTCGGCGGGGGCGGTCCCACAGGCTGCGCCACGCAAGCAACCAGACCATCCCGTTCATGCGAGCGCCCCGTCACGCATCCGGACCCGGCGGTCGGCGAGCGCCGCGAGTTCGGAGTTGTGCGTGACCAGCACGACGGCCACCCCCTCCCGGCTGAGATCCTGGAGGAGCGTGCCGATCTCCCGTCCGGTCGCTTCATCCAGCTCGCCGGTGGGCTCGTCGGCGAGCAGCAGGTTCGGACGGTTCGCGAGCGCGCGGGCGATCGCCACCCGCTGCATCTCCCCCCCGCTGAGCTGACCCGGACGGTGACGCGCCCGGCCGTCGAGTCCAACCCGTGCGAGCAGGGTCCGTGCCCGTTCCCGCCGGACATCGCCGGCGACGCCCGCTTCCATCATGGGGAGCTCCACGTTCTCCTCCGCGGAGAGCATGGGCAGCAGGAAGAACCGCTGAAAAACGAACCCGACATGATGAAGACGGAGCCGGGCGAGCGCGGCGTCGCCGAGGCGGTCGGTTGGCTGTCCGAGAAGAGCCACCCGCCCTGCGGTCGGCCGATCCACGCCCCCAAGGAGATGGAGGAGTGTGG contains:
- a CDS encoding ABC transporter ATP-binding protein; this encodes MTTGTTTVVAAEGVTKTYPMPGGPVHALRGVTLAVEPGTFLSVAGPSGCGKSTLLHLLGGVDRPTAGRVALLGQPTDRLGDAALARLRLHHVGFVFQRFFLLPMLSAEENVELPMMEAGVAGDVRRERARTLLARVGLDGRARHRPGQLSGGEMQRVAIARALANRPNLLLADEPTGELDEATGREIGTLLQDLSREGVAVVLVTHNSELAALADRRVRMRDGALA